The Diceros bicornis minor isolate mBicDic1 chromosome 18, mDicBic1.mat.cur, whole genome shotgun sequence sequence CCACTGTCTTTTTGGCCTTGGTACTTTGCTTCTAGGCCCCATCAGTCTGCTCTTCATCCTTTCCACCAGCTCCCCTGCCAGGTTATTGTGGCCAGGTAAATGTGAGGCAAGGACAGCCCAGGCGAGGCTCCTATCTTAAGCACCTCTCCCATGGGGGATGAAGCTCAGCCTCTCTGCTCTAGGCTCGTCTGAGGGGAGGTGGGGTAGACTCAGGCCACCCCCCAGGAAATCGAGCCAGAAAATGTTGTATGGCAGGGAGCATGGTGATCAGTTGAGTAAGGTCACATCATATGGTGGCCAAGAGAAAGAAAGTAACATCCAAAGCTCTTACCCTTTCATCCAACTCAGCCCTGTATCACCCACACTCACTTGAACTCCTTCTCAGTCTTGCCCCTCAGGTCCCGCACCAGCCACTGAGTGGTGAAGGCATCCTGTGGCGGCATGCCCCAGCGCATCACAGCATTGAGGAAAGCCTTCCGCTGACGGGTGTTGAATCCCAGCACCTGAAGAGGGGGGCAAGGAGGGATTGGGTGATGAATGTCCAGGGATCTCATTTCTTGGTCCTTTCTACCCTTGGGGACTCAGCCTCAATTTCCAACTCCCCGGCCTTCATTCTCTCCTTAGGGAACTCTCAGGGGTGTGGGCCCAGCTCTCACCTCAATGTTGCCCCCAACTcgagccagcagtggaggcagtggCTTATCCTTTTCATTCCGGAGCTGCCTCTTGGACTGTCGACGCCCTGGGGGTGGAGGTGACTCCGCTTAGTAGGtccaccacctcctccacccctcagtctttctcagcacccCATTCCCACAAGATACAGAACACAGGGAAGGCCTATGTCATGTCTGAGGCACTTCTAATTTTCTTCCAAGCACTTTCGGAACTATTAACCCAGTAGGTCTAAAAGAATCAAGTCATATTAAAAAATTAGTAGCAAATATTTGATGCCAGCAAGAttatggtgggaatgtaaaatgatgtaacCTTTCTTGATCTATCATCTAGGCATCTAAGCCTGCATGGTTATACATTCATAGTATGTACTTTTAACAGTGAAGAGATTATGGATATTTCTTACTTTTGCTTATCTGCAGTCTTTAGTTTTTCTATAAAAAagcatttatttgtatttaaaaaagtgGGCTTAAAGGACATGGGTAAGTGAAATGGGAAGAGCTGTGACAGAAGGTCAGGAAAACATGCCACCTTCAGGACGCTCATCAAAGtcttcatcttcctcctctgATCCCACTGAGTATTCTGACTGGTTATCTGTGAGGGGAAAGGGCTCAGCGGTCAGTGATGGATCCCTGGATAAGCCCTTCAAGGCCCTTTCTGCCTGGATGTCTCCCCTCAGAGACTTCTGTACCTTTCATTCTGGCCTTGGTCCTCCTGGGGATGCTGGATGACTGTCCACAGTCTGACTTCTGGGCCACATATCCTGAACCAGATCCACTCACCACCCACCTTGACTCTGGGTGCCTCCTGATTCCTGTATATCCCACTCTAAGCAAGGACCCCTGAGTGTCCACATGAGCCCACTGCAACAACCAGATAGTTTAGATTGCCTGCAAACCCACCTGGCCTCTGGGTAGCTCCTACTGACCCTTCCTAATCTCTTTCCCCTTAGCAGGTAAGGCCCTGACCTCtagtcctctctctttccctctaaaTGCCCCAGCCTCACAGCCCCTCCTCAGCACTCTTCCCTTCTCGGTTTCTGCATGAGGGGGAGTCCTCACCTTGGTCCTCCTGAGCAGCATCATTGTAGTTAACTTGCTTTCGAACTCTCTTGCCCTTGCCAAGATTCCGGGCTAGGTCTTCCTGCTGTTGTTCATAGTGATGCCTCAGCAGCTTCTCCCAGTAGTCAGGATCCACATTCTCCTCCTGCTTGATGATCTCTCGTTCGATCTCCTCAATCTGAAGAGCAGCAGAATGAATGCTGGCGTCCTTTCTCTTCACCCAGTTCTTCCACCGCAACAAAATCCCTACTTTCTTGCTTCCTAGATCTCCTCAACTCTGTGTACGTTTTCTGGACATTGCACATTTTCCTATCTCTTACCTGCAGTATGCTTCTCCTCCTTGTTATTTCCCTCTTTTCTAAACCTCTCCTCTAGTGCCCTCTGTGTCCCTCCCACTCTGACTCTGAAAGTACCCTTCCATGTTTATTGGTACTCTGTGTGCCTAAGTTTTCTCCAAAGTCTGGTCTCACCCATTAGACCAAAAAGTTGTTTGAGGTCCACTATTGCTTTTTCTTTGCTGGGCACTATGGTAAGAGATCAGACAAAAAAACAAGAGCAAAGGGGGATCCTTCTACTTCAAGGTCCAGTAAAGGACACTGCCTTTCAGAGATGGCCCAGGATAGACAGAATCTGGCCCCAAGCTCTCACCTTGTCTTCCTCCCGCACCACATACTGTGCCACCTTGAAGGAGCTGAGATACTCGTTCATGTTCTGCACGTCAGTGTCCTCAGTTGCATCCTGGTTCCGGTCCAACAGCCGAGCAATGGCCTCATTGTCATAGTGAATCACACTGCTGTCCTCCTCCTTGTTCTCCCCTGGTGAAGAGAGGGGACAAGAGGGGACTTTGAATTCCAACCACAACCTCAAGCAGAACTTTAGAAAGGTCAGAAGAGAACCTGCTCTGCTTGCTTTTCACGGGAGCTCTGGAGAAGAAGGCCCTTTCCCTGGAAGTCTATGTAGAGATCTGTTGTTTTCAACCCTACAGGTAGGGAAAGAGGCTAACCTTCCTCCACGGACTGCACAGAAGAGATTTTCTTCAGAGGTTTCAGAAGAGTAGTGCTCACGGAAGAGCAGGGGCCTGCTTTCAGGGAGCTGCCAAAAAGGTTCTCACCCTCATTTTCATCCTTGAACAGCTCCTCGGTGCCAAATTTGAGGATGTCATCCAGCTCCTGCTTGGACATGGAGCCCGCCTTGGAGCCCAGCCCAGGCCGCACCACCAGATGTGTGAGCATCATCTTTCTCTTGGCCACTTGTGTGATTCGCTCTTCCACTGACGCACGAGTCACAAACCGGTAAATCATCACTTTGTTGGCCTGGCCGATCCGATGAGCACGGCTGAAAGCCTGCAGGAGCAGGAGAAGGTGGGGATGGGCCAGGGGAGATGCCGCCCACATGCTCGGGAAAGGAGGCTGGTAAGGAAGGGTCTTCTACCCGCCAAGAGGTTTATTTCTGACCCCAGAACATGACACCCTCCACCATGAACCCGTGTCTCCTTGCGAAATGGTATAGGGGCTCCAGGGGGCAAGTTCCCACCTGGATGTCATTATGGGGGTTCCAGTCAGAATCAAAGATGATGACAGTGTCGGCAGTGGCCAGATTGATGCCCAGGCCCCCAGCTCGGGTAGACAGGAGGAAGCAGAATTGTTGGGCCCCAGGAGCTAGGAGGTGAGAATTAGGAGATCAGGCTTTTCTTGTACCCAGCAGTTCTGTCTACCTGCTCCTAGATGTTCCCTGACTACAAATAACCATGCCCCAAacttaaaagcccaggtggctatatcctcccaggccagccccctcccaTCCCAGGGACTGAGGCACAGGTTTCTCGGGCCTTCATGCCCAGCAGGGACCAGGGCATCTCCCCCCGCACCATTGAACCGATCGATGGCTTCCTGCCTCAGGGCACCGGTGATGCCACCATCAATGCGCTCATACTTGTAGCCTTCATAGTCTAAGAAGTCTTCTAGCAAGTCTAACATTTTGGTCATCTagagcaagagaaaaggaaagagtctAGAATGACGAGGCACTGGGATGCACCCTGTCTGCTCTGACGATGATCTTTTTCTACCTCCTCAGCCCCAATCCTCACACTTGTACCCCCTGCCCTGTCAGACGCTCTGCTGATGCtgcttccctgagccccagctCTTCCTCATTCCACATTCTTGTCATACTCTCTTGATTTAATATCTTTTCTCCTAAGGCAGAAGTTCTTCTCTGAGACCCATGAAAACGTTCCAGGGAAATCTATGAACCCCCTGAAAATCTGTACAAAACTGTATAATTGTATGTGCAGTTTTCTAGAGAATGGACTCAAAGATTTCATCAGATTTCCAAAAGGTCtgtgctctcctccctccccaataAGGTTAAGAAATAGTACCAGGCCCAGGGACCTTCTTTAAGGAGGCTGATGGCTCaccctccctcttctccccatTCGGCTTCAAAGAAGCTGGACTACAACTTCCAACAGCCTTAATTAAGAACAGGGATCAGAGGGCAAGATGAACTTAGCTATACCAGAAACTCTTAAAGGTGTAATCTCCTAAGCTCTCATaccatggcagccccaggaacaaGGTAAGGGATTAATCTGATGGTGAAAAAGAGCTACGGGGATGGGTCACCTGCGAGAAGATGAGTACTCTGTGGCCTTGCTCCTTCAGCTTCCGCAGCATCTTCTGTAGCAGCATGAGCTTCCCAGATGCCTTAATAAGTGCCCCACCCTCATAAGCTCCACTGGGGAGTTTTGGGGACTCCtgaaaagaagggaggaaaaaggaGGATGACAGGGTCAGGAAATGTGCCCCCATATTCTGACTGTGCCTAGAAAGCTAGAAGCCCAAATCTAGCCTCCAGACCTTCTAAATTCCTACTCTTCTCAGAAATCCAGTCCCTggcctcccagcccagctcaagCCCTATTCTCAACTCCCTCCATTTTCAGACAGGCCAGGCATTTAATCAGTTCCCAGCTCTTGTATCTACCATAGCAGCCACAGGAAAGAGGTATGGATGGTTGCAGCACTTCTTAAGATCCATCATGATGTTAAGCAGCGACACTTGGTTCCCACCACCTCGTGAATTCAAGGCCTCAAAATTTCGAGTCAGGATGTACTTGTAGTATTTCCTAAAGACCAGGGTAGGGGCATAGAAGAGACATAAGAAAGGAAGCAATTATGATGTTGAACTTGGTCACCAACTCTTGGAAAGCTGCCACCTAATCCCCAACCCCTAGTCCAGGTAACCCGCCTTGCATCTCACTTCTGCATGGGGCTCAGCTCCACTCGAACGATGAGCTCTGTCTTGGCTGGCATGTTCTTAAAGACATCAGCCTTGAGCCTCCGCAGCATATGTGGCCCCAGCAAATCATGCAGTTTCTTAATCTGGTCTTCTTTGGATATGTCAGCaaactcctccaggaagccctccaggTTGCTAgtagccagaaggagaaaaggaaatgaagaggcTGTCAGGTTCTTTGCCCCTGACTTCAGGCTCTATTCTTCACTTCAGAGGAATCCTCCACTCACTCATCTTCTCAGCCCCTCCACCTCTCATCTCTGCAGACTACCCTAATGAGCCACTTACTTAAACCTCTCTGGGGTGAGGAAGTTCAGCAGATGAAAGAGCTCCTCCAGATTATTCTGCAATGGAGTCCCTGTCAGCAGCAACTTATGATCTATCTTGTAGCCATTGAGGACTCTGAAAAACTAGAAAATGGGGCAAGGCAAGGCAGGAGAAAGGGCCCATTAGTGGCAAGTGGTTGGCCCACAGTATCGACCTTTTCCTGCCCCCAGCTCCCATTTCCTTCAGGATCAGAGGCCCCAAATCCCTAGTTCTCTCCCTCTTCCAACCTGGACTTCTCCCCAGAGGAGACTGCCTCCTGGACTACAGAAAGTCCCCAGCACTTTAGTGTTTAGGACTAGGGCAAGTAGGAGTTCACAGCCTCAAGTTTCTGAGGTCTGGGTATCTCACTCACCTTGGACTGATTGTTCTTGAGCCGATGGGCCTCATCTACCACAAGGCAGGCCCAGCGGATGGAGCCAAGTGCTGCCTGATCAATGGTGATCAGCTCATACGATGTCAGGAGAACGTGGAACTTCACCTGTGCCTCCCTCTGCCAACACAACCATTGTCCATTCGGCTGCCACCTGACACCCAAGTACCTAGATCTCCACCCCCATTCTTTACCCAGACACCCGTCCTGACAGTGACTCCCAAAGAGAGCCGGTTATCCTGTCTTCTAACTTTGACTCCATAACTCCCCAACTTCCACCACGTGTCCAGTACGGACAGGTCTGTGTACACCCCTGGGAGTACCTGCTACATCTCCAGGACTGGAGTGCAGAGGTGTAAGGGTAggtggaggaaaggagggagaaagctGAGTGGGGAATAAAGGGACTGAAATCCTGGTTGGGGTGAAGAAGTGACAGATTTGAGGGTCTTAGAAGATATGAGGTAGAGGGGCTTACCTTCATCTTAAAAGCTTTCTTGCCACCTTTGATAGCGTTGTCTTCAAAGGAAAATTCATTCTCCCGAATGATGGCTCGGCTGTCCTTGTCACCAGTGTATGTCACCACATAGAACTTGGGTGCCCACATCTGGAACTCCCGTTCCCAGTTAATGATGGTAGAGAGTGGGGCACTCACCAGGAAGGGACCCTTTGTGTGGCCCTGGGAGTCAAGGGTAGGGGGCACCATTAGTCTAGGCTCGCAGTTGTATACCCCAGTCCTCTGCCTGCCAcgccccttcccccattcctctGCCCTCATCCTCCACTCCCACTTTCCCCAGTCCAGGCTAGGCCTCAGCCTGGCTGTCTCCCTCAGGGGCCCTAGAATCCAGCACCTCCTTATAGAGTGAGTAGAGGAAGACGATGGTTTGTATGGTCTTGCCCAGCCCCATCTCATCAGCCAGAATGGTGTCAGTGCCCTGGGCCCATGAGAAGCGTAGCCAATTCAACCCTTCCAGCTGATACATGTGCAGTGTGCCTCCAGTGGCTGTGATAAACCGTGGCTGAGTCTCATATTTCACTGTAGGCTGTAGAGTCAAGAAGTCAGAAAGCTCAAGGGAACTGTCAGCTGCTCCTTTGGTCTTggtctcctcctccccactccctggcACTGATATCAAGTTGAACTACAATTGCCTCTACTATGACCTAAGCTTATAAAAGTTCTATTTCTTGGTCCCTCCCCctcattccttaaaaaaatacccAGCAGCACCACGGGGAAGGAAACTGGTGGAAGAACCCTGTGTGCTGCTATCTCTAGTGGCTCTCTTGCTCTGATGCCAAACTTCCTGGCCACTCTTGGGGCAAAGCTGAATACTGAAGTAAGAGCTACTGTTCAAAGAGGTTGTTGAAACTCTGGGAAGTTCTGTCATTAGCCCTCGGGAAATCTTCAATCACCACGGCTCCAGAAATGGGAGAAAGGCCAAGCGAGAGGACTTACATCGTTAGTAGGAGAATTGGGAGGCCCATCACCCTGcagctccttcttcttcttcttatactTGCGGGGTTGGGCGGGGTCCTCCCCCATAATTAGTTCTCTGGGAAAAGAGCGGGTCTCAGTGAGGCCTGGTCCTTGGGATCCGCACCACCTCCTACCTCCCCCCAACTCTTCTGAACCCATTCTAGACCTCCCTCCCACTTGCCATAACCTAGAGTCTCACATTTCCTTTCTCCTAGGCTATTTACCCTCACCTCTTGGATTTTACCTCTAGTGCCAACTCTCCCCATTCCTGAACACCCTCTTCCCCATTACTCAGGCTAGATCTTATGTCTGTTCTTCACACTGCCTCTTTACCAACCCCGCCCCAAACAACTCAGCCCAGGCTCCTACTGCCCTGAATTCTAAATCAGGTCTGTCCCTACTGTACCTTATTTTATGCTGGAGGTTTAGCTTTCAATGCCCTCATCCTCAGACTCCCTCTAACCCATCACCCGGCTCCCTCACCGGTGTCTCCAGTAGCTTTGCTTATGGTCTTCATATTCAGGGATGTTCATTTCATCTTCCTCCCATGTGGACTGGTCATATGGCAAGTCCCTCCATTTCACTAAATAGTGGTAATTCCCCTTTTTATCCAAACTGTGGGGCAAGAGGTcaagaggaggagcaggaggaaaaaaataacatggtTCACAAATAGAAAGAAGTCATATAAATACGATTATCAGCAAACATGCAGAATTTGTTACCCAATCCTCAGTAGTGGGCCATTGGAAGGGAGTTTAGAATGGCTGAAGTACTACCCTTTTTCAGGACAGCTTCCTAAAAATCAACTATCACAAAACATCCCTGGGCTTCAACATCATTTGTTTATCCAATCAGTATTTACTAAGcatctactacatgccaggcattgttccaaGCACCAGTgattcagcagtgaacaaaacaggcaagtGACCCTATTCTCAAAAAGCTCACATTCAACTGGGGAAGGcagcaatgaaatagaaaaataagtctACAGTATAACATTAGGCAGTACTAAGTACTATGAAGAAATACTAGAAACACTGGTCTGGATGAATCACGTTTTCCATGTTTTGCTTTTGTGCCCCGATCCCCAGACTCATGTGTCATTTCTTACGCTATTAGAGATGACAAGAAGCAACGACAAAAGAGTCAGTGCTGGGCTGGACTTTCCTCCTGGTTTCTCTCATCCCCAAAGAGGAAACAAGGCCAGAAGGGCCTGGGGTGCAGCAGGAGTTATCCCGTTAGATCAATTATTTGGTTAATCAAAAAATACTAACATGGGACCATAACCACAACCAGAATAGTGGCATACCCCAGGCGGGCCTTCCTGTGGACCAAGATTCACCTGTGGTTGATAATACGGTGGACGGTCATCCACTCTGGCTTGATGCCAAAACGATAGTACTTCTCCTCCATCTCAGCATAGTGCGGATCTTTCACCTTGCGCTTGTCACTCTTCCCATCATCCTCACCAGAGCCATAGTCCAGGGGTGGGGGCTCATCCATGTCATTCTTCCGTTGGTAGTTTCGGTACATTACCAAGTGGAAGATTTCCAGCTGATggggcagaagaaaggaaaacagataGTCCGCAAATCCAGAGAGGACAAAAGGGGACAGGGAAGAGGCCAGCAGGAAGAATGGCAAGGGAAAGGGAGCTATGAAAGAGGTGGGATGAGAGGCATAGTAAGTTAAAGGCAAAACAGGAAAATGAATACAATGTCAGGGCCTGGTGAGCTTGAAATAAGCAAAAGGAGGCAGGGAATAGGGTTATTAAGATTGAGAATACTGGTAAAACATGGTTAAAGACAGATAAGGAAAGAGACAGAGTTAAGGAAGGCTATATCTAAGGGATGAAATTTaatggagatgagagaaaaaggaCTGGAGACCAAGTCTCCATATGGAACTAAAGCAGTGGTTAGGGTGTGAGGGCTGGAGGCCTGAAATGAGCGAAAGTAAAGGGTACAGAAGACCAAAGAACAGAGTGGTGAGACAGAGTTAGAATGGCAGTGAATGGGGTCATAGGAGAGGGGGAAAGGAGAGCCCCCTGTACCTGAAGCTCCTTGGCCCAGGAGCAGTGCCAGTAGGACAGTCCTACCCACTTGACAAAGAACTCTCGCTCCGATCTGCCTTGAAGAGGACGGGGGGGTGGGGCATCTGGATTCTCGTCTGCTTGTTGGGGGGCTGGCACTGCCACAGGTGGCTCCCCCCAACGCCAATGCAGGATCTTCTGCACACGGCCTTTCAGCACAGGGCACTTCGGGATGGACACACacaaggaggaggaaagaaagagacagaaagagcccATTGTTAGAGTAGGAGGATAGGAGTCCCACAAGAGAATCAAAGGCTAAGTGTGGGGGAGAGTAGAGAAAGAAAGAGCTGGGCATTTGGGCCCCCGAGATGAGGAAGGAGTCAGGGCTGACAGTAAGCAGAGAGAAATGGGTACACTCACCGTGCATCGGGGACAGAGCCATTCCCCATTGGGGATGTCAGGCAGGGGTGGGTTGAGACAATGAATGTGGTAGGAGGAGATGCAAGCATCACAGCACAGGAGCTCCCCACCATCCTTGCACACGCGGCAGTACTCCATGTGAtcatcttcttcctccttctccccttcttcctctccctcctcttcgtattcttcctcctcctccttggctTCCCACTGTACCCCCTCCTTCTCCTGGGAGGCCAAGAACAGACACAGAGATAGGCAGAAGAAAGGAGATAAGGAGTGAGacaggaagaaagagggaaagacagGATACCTAAACCCTAGAAGTACAGAGAAGATTGGTGGGAATGATGGAACAGGACACCTCAGTTTCCTGTTGATCTGGGGGGCAAATGGATGAGGAGGGAGGAACAAACTAGGATCCTGGACACTTAAACATCTGTTACTGAGAAGCTCAGGCATCTGGGGGTAGGAAGAGGACACCTGGAACCAAGGAGGAAATAATGGGTGGGTCCCTGAGGGCCGTAAGACTTTGGCACCAGGTACTCACACAGTGGGGGCAGCTCCATTTGCCCTCAGGAGCCCGGTCAAGCTCAGGATCAAGGCAGACGAGGTGGTAGGCACGAGGGCAGGTGTCGCACAGAATAATTTCCCCACCCTGCTGGCACACCTCACAGTAATCCTGGTGGTCCGTCTCGTAGCCATCAACCTCCTCCTCCCCGGCCACTGCAGGACAGCCCAGGACTGTCATACCCCAGTGGaggaaaagagaacagagaaagagagagagagagagagggatgggggaagggagagagagagagaagggttgAATAAAGAAGTcaaaattgaaaataagaaaGACAACGATGGAATGAGAGGAAGGCAGACTGACAGGATCACACACAGCTAATACCCCTtacccttcttcttcttccttcctggcCGGCCTCTCTTTAGTTTCTTGGTGCGGACAGGGCCATCAGGCCGGCCTGAGGCACTGTGGACACTGCCACTGTCCAGGTCTGACTCCTCAGCCTCTGGTTCGGGGCCCTCATCACTCTGAAAAACATACTGCCCATAGCCCCGTGGCTGTCAGGGAGGCCAACTTGATTCCACTCCCCTCCCTAGGCCTTTGGCTCCCGCTCCAGCTTCCCTCATGGACCTCTGTGTCTGGACCCCCAGGCCCTTGATCCCCGGGTGTTAGCAGACAGGGGATGGGCCACTCACTGagcctcccttcttcctcttgcCACCCAGCAGCCCTAGTTTGATTTTGAGTGGTGCCATTTTCTTTCCCCGAAGCTTCTTGCGTCCATCAGGCACTCGCGGGCTCTTACTCCGCCTCTTATGGCCTGGACCTGAATGAGAAGTGAGGGTAAGGGAGAAAAAGCAGAGGTCATGACATCCTGGAATAATGGAGGTCACAGAAGCCTCTGGACTCCCCTCTGTGGGCTATGGTTTCACTGACACCCCTTCCTGGAAAGCATTTCTCCTACAACAATCAGGGCTGAGAAGACAAAAGACTTCTAGACTATAATTTGAGAACATGCGGTCTGGAGGGTGGGGTGACAGTTGTTAGAAGAAGAGGGTTTCTTACCTTTGCCCTCTTTGGTTTTGGCTCTTCGGATGGGTGGGGGCTGGTTATCAGCAGCAGGGGGTGGTGGAAGGGCAGGGGGTCCGGAAGGTGAAATGGGGGTAGCCGATGAGACAGCAGCTGACACCTGCTCAGCTACAGCTGcggctgctgctgccgccgctgcCGCAACAGCAGCTGCTGACCCCTTGAAGGGGTTGTTGGCGCTGAACTCTCTCCACTTGGCCCCAAGGATGGTCATCATCTTAGACATTGGGATCTTAGGATTCTTCTTAGCAATTAGGGGCCTGTAAATATAGAAGCAGAAGATTCGGACCCTTCACAGATGGTCTGGGAATACTGCCATTTCCCCTCATGAATTAAGTCTATCTGTGTACAAGCCAGGATTCCTGGGTGGTGAAAATATGTCCTATTAAGAAtaacatcaatttaaaaacaaataaataaaaagtttaagaaagaaaacaaggttaaaaaaagaaagtgtataaaaaagaaaaaaagacagaaaaaagcaaaataaaatttaaacgcGCAGAAGATaaaaaaggataaacaaaaagaaTGATGTCAATAAAAATGCTTTACTTTTGAATACTACTTTACAGTTGATAAAacattttcacatatattatgtctTATTTCGTCTTCACGATAACACTATGAGCTGCTATGATTCCCTGTGTTCTCCTAATAAGTTCCATGGGCCCTGATGAAGGTGGAGTCTGATGGACCATGCTGGTTCTGCTCTGCGGTGGGGTGCTAAGCTCTTGTGAGGACATGGGTGACCAAGGTGCTGACAAAAGCACTGTCTTTAGCAGTGAGGTAGGTGAGACGACAGTGCTAATGACAGCTACCGAACACTCCCTAGGGGCTAGGCACTGACTGTACTGGGCTTTCCATTCATTATCCCATCAAATCCCCATAAGACCCCT is a genomic window containing:
- the CHD3 gene encoding chromodomain-helicase-DNA-binding protein 3 isoform X5; amino-acid sequence: MASPLRDEEEEEEEMVVSEEEEEEEEEGDEEEEEVEAPDEDYEDDDEGVLGRGPGHDRGRDRHSPPGCHLFPPPPPPPPLLPPPPPPPPPDKDDIRLLPSALGVKKRKRGPKKQKENKPGKPRKRKKLDSEEEFGSERDEYREKSESGGSEYGTGPGRKRRRKHREKKEKKTKRRKKGEGDGGQKQVEQKSSATLLLTWGLEDVEHVFSEEDYHTLTNYKAFSQFMRPLIAKKNPKIPMSKMMTILGAKWREFSANNPFKGSAAAVAAAAAAAAAAVAEQVSAAVSSATPISPSGPPALPPPPAADNQPPPIRRAKTKEGKGPGHKRRSKSPRVPDGRKKLRGKKMAPLKIKLGLLGGKRKKGGSYVFQSDEGPEPEAEESDLDSGSVHSASGRPDGPVRTKKLKRGRPGRKKKKVLGCPAVAGEEEVDGYETDHQDYCEVCQQGGEIILCDTCPRAYHLVCLDPELDRAPEGKWSCPHCEKEGVQWEAKEEEEEYEEEGEEEGEKEEEDDHMEYCRVCKDGGELLCCDACISSYHIHCLNPPLPDIPNGEWLCPRCTCPVLKGRVQKILHWRWGEPPVAVPAPQQADENPDAPPPRPLQGRSEREFFVKWVGLSYWHCSWAKELQLEIFHLVMYRNYQRKNDMDEPPPLDYGSGEDDGKSDKRKVKDPHYAEMEEKYYRFGIKPEWMTVHRIINHSLDKKGNYHYLVKWRDLPYDQSTWEEDEMNIPEYEDHKQSYWRHRELIMGEDPAQPRKYKKKKKELQGDGPPNSPTNDPTVKYETQPRFITATGGTLHMYQLEGLNWLRFSWAQGTDTILADEMGLGKTIQTIVFLYSLYKEGHTKGPFLVSAPLSTIINWEREFQMWAPKFYVVTYTGDKDSRAIIRENEFSFEDNAIKGGKKAFKMKREAQVKFHVLLTSYELITIDQAALGSIRWACLVVDEAHRLKNNQSKFFRVLNGYKIDHKLLLTGTPLQNNLEELFHLLNFLTPERFNNLEGFLEEFADISKEDQIKKLHDLLGPHMLRRLKADVFKNMPAKTELIVRVELSPMQKKYYKYILTRNFEALNSRGGGNQVSLLNIMMDLKKCCNHPYLFPVAAMESPKLPSGAYEGGALIKASGKLMLLQKMLRKLKEQGHRVLIFSQMTKMLDLLEDFLDYEGYKYERIDGGITGALRQEAIDRFNAPGAQQFCFLLSTRAGGLGINLATADTVIIFDSDWNPHNDIQAFSRAHRIGQANKVMIYRFVTRASVEERITQVAKRKMMLTHLVVRPGLGSKAGSMSKQELDDILKFGTEELFKDENEGENKEEDSSVIHYDNEAIARLLDRNQDATEDTDVQNMNEYLSSFKVAQYVVREEDKIEEIEREIIKQEENVDPDYWEKLLRHHYEQQQEDLARNLGKGKRVRKQVNYNDAAQEDQDNQSEYSVGSEEEDEDFDERPEGRRQSKRQLRNEKDKPLPPLLARVGGNIEVLGFNTRQRKAFLNAVMRWGMPPQDAFTTQWLVRDLRGKTEKEFKAYVSLFMRHLCEPGADGSETFADGVPREGLSRQQVLTRIGVMSLVKKKVQEFEHINGRWSMPELMPDPSADSKRSSRASSPTKTTPTTPEASATNSPCTSKPATPAPSEKGDGIRTPLEKDEAENQEEKPEKNSKIGEKMETEADAASPAPSLGERLEPRRIPLEDEMPGVPGEMEPESGYRGDREKSEDVKGDRELRPGPPRDEPRSNGRREEKAEKPRFMFNIADGGFTELHTLWQNEERAAISSGKLNEIWHRRHDYWLLAGIVLHGYARWQDIQNDAQFAIINEPFKTEANKGNFLEMKNKFLARRFKLLEQALVIEEQLRRAAYLNLSQEPAHPAMALHARFAEAECLAESHQHLSKESLAGNKPANAVLHKGKGRGGPARGRAHNAASEPAGGVAERHEGGRDPPASHAVPNTPHRSPPSDVRAQHPQPAGQQGHRASPHTGLPPGSLRYTSGVRGSLQRRTRRGPGRRRRQLQPDACRVLHHSRHQRPSSAGEEGEGNGGGIGVRRAGSEGAPSRGGDLYRRLTGSQACPSPRPRARGRPPAQALGPAANPPPSPPLGPPLG